A genomic window from Catenulispora sp. MAP5-51 includes:
- a CDS encoding N,N-dimethylformamidase beta subunit family domain-containing protein produces the protein MHAPSRRQSLLLLGSLGLAAAAGGAYMLENHGGDSSPKPTAFGRGRRRASTQDDINEGLEGQTNNETGETVPTLGLALADDGAWRPDAEGFQAVDDEGHQIKGFASATSINVGESIDFHVSVRPVQGFKVKVYRLGRSSTGKGSELIFTSPRITGTAQAPLKVVEPTRTVVAPWKLSYTLNVPNTWRGGLYVATLESDDKHRSCVPFVVREDGKPADLLVVLPFTTYQAYNMYPIDKQLGSSLYNAYLADGKEGGADICSTRVSFDRPYHQDGLPRLFELDQAFAQWAEAQPYTISYASSIDLHAGRIDPGKYKALVFSGHDEYWSPQMRTVLQGALTRGVSAAFMAANNVYWNIRLDASDGGSPDRQVTCYKRHEDPAAKGGVAPTVLWRDLNQPEQQTLGSMYTAIITDPEPQPLVVSQTGHWFWAGTSLKDGDQIPQLVAGEADKVFPHVKGGPKATVLASSPFTAEGPKNQPVTDTAQTVLCQYPSGAWVFDAGTFHWNHGLSTPGFADPRIQRATRNLLDRMTGRTGTSGPAGKSGQTGQTEQAGGTGQPDASDSQGA, from the coding sequence ATGCATGCCCCTTCCCGCCGCCAATCGCTGCTGCTCCTCGGCAGCCTGGGCCTGGCCGCCGCCGCCGGCGGTGCGTACATGCTGGAGAACCACGGCGGCGACAGCTCCCCGAAGCCGACCGCGTTCGGACGCGGCCGGCGCCGCGCGAGCACCCAGGACGACATCAACGAGGGCCTGGAAGGCCAGACGAACAACGAGACCGGCGAGACCGTCCCGACCCTGGGCCTGGCGCTGGCCGACGACGGCGCCTGGCGGCCGGACGCCGAGGGCTTCCAGGCGGTCGACGACGAGGGCCACCAGATCAAGGGCTTCGCCTCGGCGACCAGCATCAACGTCGGGGAGTCCATCGACTTCCACGTCAGCGTGCGCCCGGTGCAGGGCTTCAAGGTCAAGGTCTACCGGCTCGGGCGCAGCAGCACCGGCAAGGGGTCCGAGCTGATCTTCACCAGCCCCCGGATCACCGGGACGGCCCAGGCCCCGCTCAAGGTCGTCGAGCCCACCCGGACCGTGGTGGCGCCGTGGAAGCTGTCGTACACGCTCAACGTCCCGAACACCTGGCGCGGCGGCCTCTACGTCGCGACCCTGGAGTCCGACGACAAGCACCGGAGCTGCGTGCCGTTCGTGGTCCGCGAGGACGGCAAGCCGGCCGACCTGCTGGTGGTGCTGCCGTTCACCACGTACCAGGCGTACAACATGTACCCGATCGACAAGCAGCTCGGGTCCAGCCTGTACAACGCCTACCTGGCCGACGGCAAGGAGGGCGGCGCCGACATCTGCTCGACCCGGGTCTCCTTCGACCGGCCCTACCACCAGGACGGGCTGCCCCGGCTGTTCGAGCTCGACCAGGCCTTCGCGCAGTGGGCCGAGGCGCAGCCGTACACGATCTCCTACGCCTCCAGCATCGACCTGCACGCCGGCCGGATCGACCCGGGCAAGTACAAGGCGCTGGTCTTCTCAGGCCACGACGAATACTGGTCGCCGCAGATGCGCACTGTGCTGCAAGGTGCCCTGACCAGGGGGGTCAGTGCCGCATTCATGGCCGCGAACAACGTCTACTGGAACATCCGCCTTGACGCCTCCGACGGCGGCTCCCCGGACCGGCAGGTGACCTGCTACAAGCGGCACGAGGACCCGGCGGCCAAGGGCGGCGTGGCGCCCACGGTGCTGTGGCGCGACCTGAACCAGCCCGAGCAGCAGACGCTGGGGTCGATGTACACCGCGATCATCACCGACCCCGAGCCGCAGCCGCTGGTGGTGAGCCAGACCGGGCACTGGTTCTGGGCCGGGACCTCGCTCAAGGACGGGGACCAGATCCCGCAGCTGGTGGCCGGAGAGGCCGACAAGGTGTTCCCGCACGTGAAGGGCGGGCCGAAGGCCACGGTGCTGGCCTCGTCGCCGTTCACGGCCGAGGGACCGAAGAACCAGCCGGTGACGGACACGGCGCAGACGGTGCTGTGTCAGTACCCGTCGGGGGCGTGGGTGTTCGACGCGGGGACCTTCCACTGGAACCACGGGTTGTCCACACCGGGGTTCGCCGACCCGCGGATCCAGCGCGCGACGCGGAATCTGCTGGACCGGATGACGGGCCGGACCGGGACGAGCGGGCCGGCGGGGAAGAGCGGGCAGACCGGGCAGACCGAACAGGCCGGGGGGACGGGGCAGCCCGACGCGTCGGATTCGCAGGGGGCGTAG
- the rplI gene encoding 50S ribosomal protein L9 produces the protein MATTKLILTHEVGGLGEPGDVVEVKGGYARNYLVPRGYAIAWTRGGEKQIELIRKARKVRTVRDLAHATELKGELEGLRVRLATRAGESGRLFGGVTVADVADAVKRAGGPDVDKRRIEIGNPIKTVGSHTVSVRLHPEVQAKVEITVVAA, from the coding sequence ATGGCTACCACGAAGCTCATCCTCACCCACGAGGTCGGCGGTCTCGGCGAGCCCGGCGACGTCGTCGAGGTCAAGGGCGGCTACGCCCGCAACTACCTCGTCCCGCGCGGCTACGCGATCGCGTGGACCCGTGGCGGCGAGAAGCAGATCGAGCTGATCCGCAAGGCTCGCAAGGTCCGCACGGTCCGCGACCTGGCCCACGCCACCGAGCTCAAGGGCGAGCTCGAGGGTCTGCGGGTCCGTCTGGCCACCCGCGCCGGCGAGTCCGGCCGGCTGTTCGGCGGCGTGACCGTCGCCGACGTGGCCGACGCGGTCAAGCGCGCCGGCGGCCCGGACGTGGACAAGCGCCGGATCGAGATCGGGAACCCGATCAAGACCGTCGGCTCGCACACCGTCTCGGTCCGGCTGCACCCCGAGGTGCAGGCGAAGGTGGAGATCACCGTCGTCGCCGCCTGA
- the rpsR gene encoding 30S ribosomal protein S18, whose translation MPKAPLRKPKKKVCGFCKDKVAYVDYKDTTLLRKFISDRGKIRARRVTGNCTQHQRDVAVAVKNSREMALLPYTSTTR comes from the coding sequence ATGCCTAAGGCACCTCTCCGCAAGCCCAAGAAGAAGGTTTGCGGATTCTGCAAGGACAAGGTCGCGTACGTCGACTACAAGGACACCACGCTGCTCCGGAAGTTCATCTCGGACCGCGGGAAGATCCGTGCGCGTCGCGTGACCGGCAACTGCACCCAGCACCAGCGTGACGTCGCCGTGGCCGTGAAGAACAGCCGCGAGATGGCGCTGCTGCCCTACACCAGCACCACCCGCTAG
- a CDS encoding single-stranded DNA-binding protein codes for MAGETVITVVGNLTDDPELRFTPSGAAVANFTVASTPRTLDRQTNEWKDGDALFLRCSIWRQAAENVAESLTRGMRVIVSGRLRQRSYETKEGEKRTVVELDVEEIGPSLKYATAKVTKANRPGGQGGGGGGGGWGGNSGGGGNSGGGGGGGWSGNSGGGGNSGGGNSGGGGGGGWGGNSGGGNSGGSGGGGGNQGGGNDPWASGGGGDGGWGGYGNDEPPF; via the coding sequence ATGGCAGGCGAGACCGTCATCACCGTCGTCGGCAACCTGACCGACGACCCGGAACTGCGCTTCACCCCCTCGGGTGCGGCGGTCGCGAACTTCACCGTCGCGTCCACGCCGCGCACCCTGGACCGCCAGACCAACGAGTGGAAGGACGGCGACGCGCTGTTCCTGCGCTGCTCGATCTGGCGCCAGGCGGCCGAGAACGTCGCCGAATCGCTGACCCGCGGTATGCGGGTGATCGTCTCCGGACGGCTGCGCCAGCGGTCGTACGAGACCAAGGAAGGCGAGAAGCGCACGGTCGTCGAACTGGACGTCGAGGAGATCGGCCCGTCGCTGAAGTACGCGACGGCGAAGGTCACCAAGGCCAACCGGCCCGGCGGCCAGGGCGGTGGCGGAGGCGGCGGCGGCTGGGGTGGCAACTCCGGCGGCGGCGGCAACTCCGGTGGCGGAGGCGGCGGCGGCTGGAGCGGTAACTCCGGCGGCGGCGGCAATTCCGGCGGCGGCAACTCCGGCGGTGGCGGTGGCGGCGGCTGGGGTGGCAACTCCGGCGGCGGCAACTCCGGCGGCAGCGGTGGCGGCGGCGGGAACCAGGGCGGCGGCAACGACCCCTGGGCTTCCGGCGGCGGCGGCGACGGCGGCTGGGGCGGCTACGGCAACGACGAGCCCCCCTTCTAG
- the rpsF gene encoding 30S ribosomal protein S6 produces the protein MRQYEVMVILDPDLDERSIAPALEGFLKVIRDLGGSIEKNDIWGRRRLAYEIKTKSGKKVSEGIYAVVDVQATPDAVKEFDRQANLSETVVRTKVIRPDQR, from the coding sequence ATGCGTCAGTACGAAGTCATGGTCATCCTGGACCCGGACCTCGATGAGCGTTCGATCGCCCCGGCCCTCGAGGGATTCCTCAAGGTGATCCGCGATCTGGGCGGCAGCATCGAGAAGAACGACATCTGGGGCCGCCGTCGGCTCGCCTACGAGATCAAGACCAAGAGCGGCAAGAAGGTCAGCGAGGGCATCTACGCCGTCGTCGACGTGCAGGCCACGCCGGACGCCGTCAAGGAGTTCGACCGTCAGGCGAACCTGTCCGAGACCGTCGTCCGCACCAAGGTCATCCGTCCCGACCAGCGGTAA
- a CDS encoding deoxyribonuclease IV has protein sequence MAMRIGSHVGNEDPIAEAVARGADAVQIFLGDPQSWKAPTVAYPGGASALRAAAEKADLAVYVHAAYIINVAHTNNRIRIPSRKLLQQTVALAAEAGARGVVVHGGHLTAADAPETGFENWRKAVDQLEQHCPVFIENTAGGEHAMARRLESIARLWDAVGHSGVGLCLDTCHAFAGGIPLESAVADIKAVTGRVDLVHANDSQGGFDSGIDRHANFGTGEIAPADLIAQVIAEAGCPAICETPGGPEAQAADIKWLRERVA, from the coding sequence ATGGCTATGCGTATCGGCTCCCACGTAGGCAACGAAGACCCGATCGCGGAGGCGGTGGCCCGCGGGGCCGACGCCGTCCAGATCTTCCTGGGCGATCCGCAGAGCTGGAAGGCGCCGACCGTGGCCTACCCCGGCGGCGCCTCGGCGCTGCGGGCCGCCGCCGAGAAGGCAGATCTGGCCGTCTACGTGCACGCCGCGTACATCATCAACGTCGCGCACACCAACAACCGCATCCGCATCCCCAGTCGCAAGCTCCTCCAGCAGACCGTCGCGCTGGCCGCCGAGGCCGGCGCCCGCGGCGTGGTGGTGCACGGCGGCCACCTGACCGCCGCCGACGCGCCCGAGACCGGCTTCGAGAACTGGCGCAAGGCCGTGGACCAGCTGGAGCAGCACTGCCCGGTGTTCATCGAGAACACCGCCGGCGGCGAGCACGCCATGGCCCGCCGCCTGGAGTCGATCGCCAGGCTGTGGGACGCCGTCGGGCACAGCGGCGTCGGCCTGTGCCTGGACACCTGCCACGCCTTCGCCGGCGGCATCCCGCTGGAGAGCGCGGTCGCCGACATCAAGGCCGTCACCGGCCGCGTGGACCTGGTCCACGCCAACGACTCCCAGGGCGGCTTCGACTCCGGCATCGACCGCCATGCCAACTTCGGCACCGGTGAGATCGCCCCGGCGGACCTGATCGCGCAGGTGATCGCCGAGGCCGGGTGCCCGGCGATCTGCGAGACCCCCGGCGGTCCCGAGGCGCAGGCGGCGGACATCAAGTGGCTGCGGGAGCGCGTCGCATAA